Proteins encoded together in one Acanthopagrus latus isolate v.2019 chromosome 19, fAcaLat1.1, whole genome shotgun sequence window:
- the LOC119008306 gene encoding LIM domain-containing protein isoform X1, translating into MSAAETSLAMEWENNLRRTQSLRSITSSCDQPTWTGAGLRGKTTSVSQLVARYQTTVEVNTSIEETMVSKRTFKENSLTLHDVHVDKIWGTLSFLSRCQMTPSLSESPEIRLEVLIMRNEEKERSRAKAGLVRSKSVGSLQSSTVSIEALKAVFESKVQNNTKSSFRASSSTSPYKSADFMPVMNGEAEEVERPAQKVKTQIPAEAPVDDAKEERETKKVVHQAPTERRKTIGGIDFEKIAASQDEDKRRSIADFRGIKSKEKLSVSVKAISALFLSKAAPQDPTNGLLKTAQHQSSETGKRAKLSKMAEDSQQREEGLILPPSTRNQPGSEDISGAHFQQAVPSQLTREKLYQQRQKCELRRLLKHTHPELKMLDDVVDEELAEVLSSETGATTVETGYEGEVLSRRLIFENCSLSDKVSPYIPKRHMAEETVERGDISKISAVFEEHEERSFSESVKESVEDEKTLGCSPDHNTECEENMVRIDVQATRRLFESQSVNTSLLNPGIKPRGKASISGDEPGAVQKRVQEHPHCKNKSNACAKSLDLTDLPQKLEPCAGIFGQSTNHDVPDREEFSTSEGFEDEPTSLCDPEKNEEIIKTSPALLKNNPFIQTNIERELSFMHTSESQSQVKDSAAAQDYPVANVKNRAHLFESMPFDKIRHQNKDEVETMVENIKDTLNSLHQVNVIHSGGSIIEVYETMIARKAKFTLLEGGPEIKYDEVAEGGAQNFILQLLPRTNRKPQITYLKEDSKGRMEVTVVNVPVHHHQFSTNQDTEFNTANVVQVVEDILNQDNSLRKGVIIQEDVNRCAEIIVYSLYNYFDDEDVKSYRPPNGAEHEEPESDRGNVSKTDDNGQRKGAVESTISCLLDRSKDQTCQGLTRPDITVTGNVKLFRSCIEKGDLEYLKSLQVEPEELEQELPVNQIGARQGMELHPGQRDDQAEASDWVPVDVKKLKNMFSGDQKPVGPKPNVCKSLAQSTTSSCTFTGHNEPRGKSESSTDCNVELFSHGQLKNSVDECGPQTQKEACKSSVEPQESFLEMQEDGTIHRAEIIEVVDGNYEIANLQTAIHSLQQATIEAKALSHSSQEKQKSLDQESSKEPVVSGTDGNVRHSKTQGQTPQENANKKEDLFTASNITSEHKSDHGFKSTEIYDEDTNSEKVQTHEICGKMCQKGGTEVFQKAATASVHSSETADTQQEDEEVVFEGKLQAALNSLERSNINVSRGDFRAAMIFRNSSKPHKEMPQNVVKASVQKCTAEEFCPMAEHESTQAPIRQELSNKQVTAASADPPSQSGSQNKAAASASSVRGGRSVCPKPAIPPKPEHLKVKQGDIQSTNARSHEITPNNPQPLPMTSLSSKDEQNLIKINNNANSGTESVALQRNMLSDEAVREFQENEVHQVQGSLVTLESDDTDKNIINRQKEINVTTDKKSSQKSSIKENMSKSDESHVDFHQECKTFGGKKAVKNAPVKPKRVKIAQPDNKYPNLMSGDSNSSRLTHVEQPQGILTGPSCSNTNTCRQTADSKDRHEKETKQEGKVEMREKKGRTETEDERRQRLSVHMDEIMRGNITAAMDIFDNLRKQEELQSILSRVEEIEQDTSEVDVRSLRTVFENVPDWVVSTDKKKHKQVKVENKEERTLLKRDSTENKPSMAHVFGDLERASEEIMNLKEQTLARLMDIEGAIKKALYSVSTLKSDSDIAGLSCLFKESLGTVQETQSSGNISKISIGSSKKKSLLTQERPTVQIDTALPVSQSASIEVTSATQRASPPSSPAFISIQSAARKTDKTELLPTTICPTCQHSPKRDEKFRTTKTLTCNSPAQNRKGDPRKGGQKQSSYSPLHSKRELSVLEVQTDPEGNSVMGSKTVTENYERSDNFGNRVFSSKTSTVVTTQPETTTSNGQAVVSPATYQVTSYPEVRLPINQKP; encoded by the exons atgtctgctgctgagacgTCATTGGCCATGGAATGGGAGAACAACCTGAGGCGCACCCAGTCACTGAGGAGCATCACCTCGTCATGTGACCAGCCCACCTGGACGGGGGCAGGGCTGCGGGGCAAGACCACGTCTGTGTCCCAGCTGGTTGCCAG GTATCAAACAACAGTGGAAGTGAACACATCCATTGAAGAAACAATGGTAAgtaaaagaacatttaaagaaaactcTCTGACTTTACATGACGTACATGTGGACAAAATATGGGGAactttatcttttttatctCGCTGTCAGATGACTCCATCTCTCTCGGAGAGTCCAGAGATTCGTCTGGAGGTTCTGATAATGAGAAACGAAGAGAAGGAACGGTCTCGAGCCAAAGCGGGTTTGGTCCGCAGTAAGTCAGTGGGGAGCCTTCAAAGCAGCACTGTGTCCATCGAGGCCCTGAAGGCTGTGTTCGAGTCGAAGGTGCAAAACAACACCAAGAGCAGTTTCAGAGCCTCGAGTTCCACATCACCCTACAAGTCAGCAGATTTCATGCCGGTGATGAACGGAGAGGCTGAAGAGGTAGAGAGGCCTGCACAGAAAGTGAAGACCCAAATTCCTGCTGAGGCTCCTGTTGATGATGCGAAGGAGGAACGCGAGACCAAGAAG gtGGTGCATCAGGCTCCgacggagaggagaaaaacaattGGGGGTATCGATTTTGAAAAGATTGCTGCCTCTCAAGATG AGGACAAGAGGAGGTCAATTGCAGATTTCAGAGGCATCAAAAGCAAGGAGAAACTGTCTGTCTCAGTCAAAGCTATatctgctctctttctgtcaaaGGCAGCACCTCAGGATCCCACAAACGGACTCTTAAAAACg GCACAACATCAGTCATCTGAGACTGGGAAAAGAGCCAAACTAAGCAAG ATGGCTGAAGACTCCCAACAGAGGGAAGAGGGCCTCATTCTGCCTCCTTCAACAAGAAATCAGCCAGGGTCAGAGGACATCTCTGGGGCGCACTTCCAACAGGCAGTGCCATCCCAACTCACCAGAGAAAAGTTATACCAACAGCGGCAGAAATGTGAGCTGAGGAGGCTTCTGAAGCACACTCACCCAGAGCTTAAGATGCTGGATGATGTTGTGGATGAGGAGCTTGCTGAGGTTTTGAGCTCAGAGACAGGGGCAACAACTGTTGAAACTGGATACGAGGGAGAGGTTCTTTCAAGACGTTTGATATTTGAGAACTGTTCCTTGAGTGACAAAGTATCTCCTTACATTCCCAAGAGACACATGGCAGAGGAAACAGTGGAAAGAGGTGATATCAGTAAAATATCAGCTGTATTTGAGGAGCATGAAGAGAGGTCATTTAGTGAAAGTGTTAAAGAGTCAGTGGAGgatgaaaaaacacttggttgtaGTCCAGATCATAACACAGAGTGTGAGGAGAACATGGTAAGAATAGATGTCCAGGCTACCAGAAGGCTATTTGAGAGTCAGTCTGTAAACACGTCCCTTCTAAATCCAGGTATTAAGCCCCGGGGAAAAGCATCTATTTCTGGGGATGAGCCTGGGGCAGTCCAAAAACGAGTACAGGAGCATCCgcactgcaaaaacaaaagtaatgcaTGTGCCAAAAGTCTTGATTTGACGGATCTGCCCCAGAAACTAGAGCCATGTGCTGGTATATTTGGTCAAAGCACTAACCATGACGTTCCTGATAGAGAAGAGTTTTCTACTAGTGAAGGTTTTGAGGACGAGCCTACAAGCCTTTGTGATCCAGagaaaaatgaggaaataatcaaaacaaGTCCGgctcttttaaaaaacaatccaTTTATCCAAACAAACATAGAAAGAGAGCTTTCCTTTATGCATACGTCAGAATCCCAAAGCCAAGTCAAAGacagtgcagcagctcaggaCTATCCAGTAGCTAATGTCAAGAACAGAGCGCATTTGTTTGAATCGATGCCCTTTGACAAGATTAGGCATCAGAACAAGGATGAGGTTGAGACAATGGTGGAAAATATCAAGGACACATTGAACTCCCTTCATCAAGTTAATGTCATCCATTCAGGCGGCTCAATTATTGAGGTATATGAGACGATGATAGCTAGAAAGGCAAAGTTCACACTATTGGAGGGTGGGCCTGAGATCAAATATGATGAGGTGGCTGAAGGTGGTGCACAAAACTTCATACTCCAGTTGCTGCCACGCACAAACCGAAAGCCTCAGATCACTTACCTAAAGGAGGATAGTAAAGGAAGAATGGAGGTGACAGTTGTAAATGTACCTGTGCACCACCATCAGTTTTCTACCAACCAGGACACAGAGTTCAATACTGCCAATGTTGTTCAGGTTGTTGAGGATATTCTCAATCAAGACAACTCTCTGAGAAAAGGCGTGATAATTCAGGAGGATGTGAACAGATGCGCTGAAATCATAGTTTACTCCCTTTACAATTATTTTGATGACGAAGATGTGAAAAGTTACCGTCCTCCAAATGGTGCAGAGCATGAAGAACCAGAGTCAGACAGAGGAAATGTGAGTAAAACAGATGATAATGGACAAAGAAAAGGCGCCGTCGAATCAACCATTAGCTGCCTTCTAGATAGATCAAAAGACCAAACCTGCCAAGGATTAACACGGCCTGACATCACAGTAACAGGGAATGTAAAACTGTTTAGGAGTTGTATTGAAAAGGGAGACTTGGAGTATTTGAAAAGCCTTCAGGTTGAGCCAGAAGAGCTGGAACAAGAACTCCCCGTTAACCAAATTGGGGCAAGACAAGGGATGGAACTTCATCCTGGGCAGAGAGATGATCAGGCTGAGGCTTCAGATTGGGTCCCAGTGGatgtaaagaaactgaaaaacatgttcTCTGGAGATCAAAAACCAGTTGGACCAAAGCCAAATGTTTGTAAAAGTCTTGCCCAATCTACCACCAGTTCTTGCACATTCACAGGCCATAATGAGCCACGTGGAAAGAGCGAGTCCTCTACAGATTGCAATGTTGAGTTATTCTCCCATGGGCAGCTGAAGAATAGTGTTGATGAGTGTGGTCcccaaacacaaaaagaagcTTGCAAATCTTCAGTTGAACCACAAGAATCATTTCTTGAGATGCAAGAGGATGGTACAATCCATCGGGCTGAAATAATTGAAGTGGTTGATGGAAATTATGAGATTGCTAACCTCCAAACTGCAATACATAGCCTCCAACAGGCCACAATCGAGGCCAAAGCCTTGTCCCACTcatcacaagaaaaacagaaatcactTGATCAAGAATCTTCAAAGGAACCGGTTGTCTCAGGTACAGACGGCAATGTCAGACACTCAAAAACACAAGGTCAAACACCTcaagaaaatgcaaacaaaaaagaagaccTGTTCACGGCCTCGAACATCACCTCAGAACATAAATCAGATCATGGATTCAAGAGCACAGAGATATACGATGAAGACACCAATTCTGAAAAAGTACAAACTCATGAAATTTGCggcaaaatgtgtcaaaaaggTGGCACAGAGGTGTTCCAGAAAGCTGCTACGGCATCTGTTCATAGCTCagagacagcagacacacagcaggaggatgaggaagtaGTTTTTGAGGGTAAACTTCAGGCAGCTTTGAATTCCCTGGAGAGATCCAACATCAATGTCAGTAGAGGAGATTTCAGAGCAGCCATGATATTCAGAAACTCTTCAAAACCTCACAAAGAAATGCCACAAAATGTAGTCAAAGCATCTGTTCAAAAGTGCACTGCAGAGGAGTTTTGCCCCATGGCTGAACATGAATCAACTCAAGCACCAATAAGACAAGAGCTCTCCAACAAACAAGTGACTGCAGCGTCTGCAGATCCCCCGAGCCAAAGTGGCAgccaaaataaagcagcagcaaGTGCCAGCTCAGTGAGAGGCGGAAGGTCTGTTTGCCCAAAACCAGCCATTCCACCTAAACCTGAGcatttgaaagtgaaacaaGGGGACATTCAATCAACCAATGCAAGAAGTCATGAGATAACCCCGAATAATCCTCAGCCATTGCCAATGACATCATTGTCAAGTAAGGATGAACAAAACCTGATCAAAATTAACAATAATGCAAACTCAGGGACTGAGTCAGTGGCTCTGCAAAGAAATATGCTTTCTGATGAAGCTGTGCGTGAGTTTCAGGAAAATGAAGTTCATCAAGTTCAAGGTTCTCTAGTGACTTTGGAAAGCGATGACACAGATAAGAATATCATTAATCGGCAAAAGGAGATAAATGTCACAACAGACAAGAAAAGCAGCCAGAAATCCTCAATCAAAGAGAATATGAGTAAATCAGATGAAAGCCATGTTGACTTTCACCAAGAATGTAAGACATTTGGGGGTAAGAAGGCAGTAAAAAATGCGCCCGTAAAGCCAAAAAGAGTAAAAATTGCCCAGCCGGACAACAAATATCCAAACCTCATGTCTGGAGATAGTAATTCCTCAAGGCTGACACATGTTGAGCAACCACAAGGCATTCTAACTGGTCCATCATGCagtaacacaaacacctgcagacaAACTGCCGACAGCAAAGACAGGCATGAGAAAGAAACTAAACAAGAAGGCAAGGTTGAGATGAGGGAAAAGAAAGGACGCACCGAGACGGAGGATGAACGCCGACAGCGGCTGTCAGTTCACATGGATGAGATCATGAGAGGGAACATAACAGCAGCCATGGACATTTTTGACAACCTGCgaaagcaggaggagctgcagagcaTACTCAGTCGGGTTGAGGAAATTGAACAGGACACGAGCGAGGTCGATGTAAGGTCTCTGAGGACAGTGTTTGAGAACGTCCCCGACTGGGTTGTCagcacagacaaaaagaaacacaaacaggtcaaagtggaaaacaaagaagagaggACGCTGTTAAAAAGAGACAGCACTGAAAATAAACCCTCAATGGCACATGTTTTTGGAGATCTTGAGCGAGCCAGTGAGGAAATAATGAATCTGAAAGAACAGACTTTAGCCAGACTCATGGACATAGAAGGAGCCATAAAGAAGGCTCTTTATTCTGTCTCTACTTTGAAATCTGACTCAGACATTGCTGGTTTATCATGCCTGTTCAAAGAGTCTTTAGGTACAGTGCAAGAAACCCAATCCTCTGGTAATATTAGCAAAATTAGTATTGGCTCAAGCAAAAAGAAATCACTGTTGACACAGGAAAGGCCTACAGTACAGATAGACACAGCTCTGCCAGTTAGCCAGAGTGCAAGCATAGAGGTAACCTCAGCAACACAGCGAGCAAGTCCTCCATCTTCACCAGCCTTCATCTCCATCCAGTCAGCTGCTAGAAAGACAGATAAAACAGAGCTGCTTCCAACCACAATCTGCCCGACATGTCAGCACAGCccaaagagagatgaaaaattCCGGACAACAAAAACCCTGACATGCAACAGTCCTGCTCAAAACAGAAAGGGGGATCCCAGAAAAGGAGGTCAGAAACAATCCTCTTACAGCCCACTTCACTCTAAACGAGAGCTCAGTGTCCTTGAGGTGCAGACTGACCCTGAGGGAAACAGTGTTATGGGCAGCAAAACAGTCACAGAGAACTACGAGAGGAGTGACAACTTTGGAAACCGGGTTTTCTCTTCCAAAACCTCCACTGTTGTCACTACTCAGccagaaacaacaacatcaaatgGTCAAGCAGTGGTCAGTCCAGCTACATATCAGGTCACCAGTTACCCAGAAGTTCGGCTGCCGATCAATCAGAAACCTTAA